The Apium graveolens cultivar Ventura chromosome 11, ASM990537v1, whole genome shotgun sequence genome has a window encoding:
- the LOC141697489 gene encoding eukaryotic translation initiation factor 4E-1-like, which produces MAEQTEKLEIEQTNQNDAVKSRTLNDDADNDDLEEGEIAGNDDVSSSTKALEAVMHPLEHSWTFWYDGPSAKSRQTDWGSSMRPIYTFSHVELFWSLYNNIHHPSKLTTGADLYCFKDHIEPKWEDPICANGGKWTATFQKGKSDNAWMSSLLAMIGEQFDHGDEICGAVVNVRARQEKISLWTKNAANEAAQLSIGKQWKMFLDYNEQIGFIFHDDAKRLEKNAKNKYTA; this is translated from the exons ATGGCGGAACAGACGGAAAAGCTCGAAATCGAGCAAACAAATCAAAATGACGCCGTCAAATCTAGAACTCTAAACGATGACGCTGACAACGACGATCTCGAAGAAGGCGAGATCGCAGGAAACGACGACGTTTCGTCATCAACGAAGGCTCTAGAAGCTGTAATGCATCCTCTAGAACATTCCTGGACGTTTTGGTATGACGGTCCCTCGGCTAAGTCGAGACAAACTGATTGGGGAAGCTCTATGCGCCCTATTTACACTTTCTCTCATGTTGAATTGTTTTGGAG CCTCTACAACAATATACACCATCCAAGCAAGCTGACTACTGGAGCAGATCTGTACTGTTTTAAGGATCATATTGAGCCAAAGTGGGAGGACCCTATTTGTGCTAACGGAGGGAAGTGGACTGCTACCTTTCAGAAGGGGAAATCTGACAATGCCTGGATGTCCTCG TTGCTAGCAATGATTGGGGAGCAATTTGATCATGGAGATGAAATCTGTGGAGCAGTAGTCAATGTCAGAGCCAGGCAGGAAAAAATATCCTTATGGACCAAGAATGCTGCAAATGAAGCAGCTCAG TTAAGCATTGGGAAACAGTGGAAGATGTTTCTTGACTACAATGAGCAGATAGGATTCATATTCCAT GATGATGCAAAGAGACTCGAAAAAAATGCTAAGAATAAATACACTGCATGA